CGCGACGACGGCTTTGAGATCGCCGTTCTTGAGCCGGTTCTCGGCGTCGAAGCGCAGCTCTTTCGCCAGCGAGCCGTGATGCGGCATGACGACGCCCTCGCCGAGCCGCTGCTGCAGCGCGAACGTAACCCGCTCGCTCATCCGCCGCGTGCTGACGAAAACGAGCGTGGTGCGGTGCGCGCGAATCAGCTCGGCGAGCCGGTCGTAAATCTCGCCCGACATCTCGTTGCTCGCTACGCAGCTCAGCTCGTCCTGCGGCACTTCGACGGCGAGCGTCATCGCGCGGCGGTGGCCGACGTCGACGACCAGCGCGTCGGGGCTCAAGAATTGTGCCACGCGCTCCAGCGGACGGACCGTGGCGGAAAGGCCGATCCGCTGCGGCCGCCGGCCGCTCTCGCGCAGCACCAGCTCGTCGAGCCGCGCCAGCGTGAGCGCGAGGTGCGAGCCGCGCTTGTCCGCCGCCATCGCGTGGATCTCGTCGACGATCACCGTCCGCACGCGCGAGAAGAGCGCGCGCGAGCGCTCCGCCGTGAGCAAGATGAACAGCGACTCGGGCGTGGTGACCAGCACGTGCGGCGGCTTGCGCAGCATCCGCGCGCGCTCCGTCTGCGTGGTGTCGCCGGTCCGCGTGGCGGTGCGAATCTCGTCCAGCGCGATCTCGCGCGCGGCGGCACGTTCGAGCAGCTCGGCGAGCGGGGTCTCGAGGTTCTTGCGGATGTCGTTGGTCAGCGCCTTGAGCGGCGAGACGTAGACGACGAACGTCTCGTCCGGCAGCCCGCCTTCGGCCGCGCGCCGGATCAGCTCGTCGAGGCACAGCGTGAAGGCGGCGAGCGTCTTTCCCGAGCCCGTCGGCGCGGAGATCAACACGTCGCGGCCGGCTCGAATCAACGGCCAGCCTTGGACCTGCGGTTCGGTCGGCTCCCCATAGCGAGCCGCAAACCACTCCCCGACGAGCGGGTGAAAGTCGCCCAGCACAGTCCTCTCTTCAACCCCGGAGCGGGGTGTCCGTTTGCAGTCCAGAAGCGGCGCTGCATGAGCCGCACGCTGCGCTGTCTTGCCGTTCTGCTTTGCCTCGTCCCGGGCCCGGCCCGGGCGTCGGTGCCGGCGGACGGCACGTACGCGGTCGTCGTCCAATGGCCGCCGCATTCGCCGTGGCAGCGGTTCGCTTTGAGCCTGCAGGGCCAGGCGGGCACGCTGCACCTCGGCGGCCGCGAGCCGGCGCTGACCGTCGCGCGCGCCGGCGACACGCTGGACCTGCGCTGGCCCGCGCGCAGCGGCGAGGGGCACTTGCACGGCGACCTCGCCGACGACCACGGCGTCACGACGTTCTCCGGAACGTTCACGCAAGGGCCGAACAGCGCCCCGTTTCAGGCGATCCGGGTCGCAACGGCTCGCGCGAACGACGACGCTCTCCGCGACGGTGAGTACCGCATCTCGGCGAGCCGGTCGATCTTCCTTGCGCGCTCGAGCGAGATCGGCGGCGCGCGCATGGTTTTCGACAGCGACACGGGGCGCATCGGCGTCCTGACACCGGTTTCCGAGTCGGTGGAAGTCCTCGGCGCGACGGTCGGATCGCTGCTTCCGATCGCGGCGCGCTTCAGCTTTGCACCGCCGGACTCCACAGGGGCCGAAACGCTCGCCCTGCAGTACGGCGACGAACCGGTGCTGCACGCGCAGCGCATGCCGTATCGCAGCGAAGAAGTGACCTTCCACAACGGCGCGGTCACACTGCGCGGAACGCTCATGATTCCGCCAGGTTCCGGCACGCATCCCGCGATCGTCCTGGTCCACGCGGCCGGACCGCAGCGCCGGCCGCTCGGACTCTACCCGTATGCGCTGATGCACCTCGGGTTCGCCGTCCTCGCGTTCGACAAGCGCGGTGCCGGCGAGTCGACCGGCGACTACCGGACGGCGAGCTATCCCGATCTGGCGGGCGACGTCGTCGCCGGAATCGATGCGATCAAGGAGAATCCGGCGGTCGATCCGCACCGCATCGGGATATTCGCGAGCAGCAACGGCGGCTGGGTCGCGCCGGTCGTCGCGACGCAGAGCCATGACGTGGCGTTCATCGTCTGCCGCGTCTGCTCGATGCTGACGGTCGCGCAGAACCAATTGTACGAGCGCGAAACCGAGGAGCGGGATGCCGGAGTGGGCGCCGCCGACGTCGCGCGCGCCGTCGCGCTGCACGACGCGTACACCAGCGCGGTCGTGTCGAACACCGGCTGGGACGCGTTGCGCGCCCGAATCGCCGCCGCGAAGAACGCCGACTGGTTCGAGAACGCGGGCGTTCCGGACGAAGTGCCGCCTGATCCCGCCGCGCGCGCCGCGCAAGCGGCGCAGCTGGCGTTCGATCCGGCGCCGTACTGGAAGCGCGTCAAGGTGCCGGTGCTCTTTCTATTCGCCGAGAACGACGGCTACGTGAAGACCACCGCAAGCGCACCGCTCGCCGCGCGCTACATGCACGACGCCGGCAATGCCGGCGCCAAGATCGTCGTACTGCCGCACGCCGATCACGGCTTCCTCGAGTCCGCGACCGGGCTGCCTTCGGAGACGCAGCGCGCCACCCGCTTCGCCGGCGGCTTCATCGAAGCGCTCTCGGCGTGGACGTCGGAACACCGCCTCGCGCTCGCGCGTTGAACCGCCCGTGATCTCGATTCGGGGATGCGCGCTCGCCGTCGTGGTCGTCGCGCTTGTCTCAGCGGCCGTGCCGGCGTCCGTCTGCGCGCAGTCGCTGCCGCCGCCTCCGCCACCGCCGGTTCCGTCCGCCACCGCGACGCCGTTTCCGTCGTTGTCACCGCCGCCTGGGACCCAGTCGCCCTCGCCGTTTCCGACGCCGTCCGGCGGGCCGTCGCCGCCGCCGAGCACGTCGCCGCTACCAGGATTGCCGATTCGGGTGGACCGCTCGCGGGTCGGCGTTGTGCCCGGGACGACGATTGTCGTCAACGTGTCGGGTGGGGTCGGGCCGCTCGTTGCGCAGGCGTCGTTCGACGGGGTTGACGTGCGGTACGACGATCTCACGCGGCGGCTCTCGCTCACCGGGCGAACGAACGGGCGGGGGACGGTGACGCTTTCCGATGCGGCCGGGGATACCGCAGTCGTCAACGTGCTCGTTGCGCCGCCGGCAGGTGTCGTGCCGAACGACGCGCTCGTCGAGCTGGCGGGAACCGTCTCGCCGCAGTTCGCACGCGACCGCGTGCAAGCGGCGGTCGCGCAGCTCGCCCAGATGCAGCCGGGCACGACCCTCTCGGTCGGCGGCGTGAACACTGCCGCGCTGCGACCGGGCGACGCGCTGGAAGCGCGCGCGAACGTCGCAATCAGAGGCAACGACAACTACGTCGATCAAATTGGAACGACGAACGTGCACCTGCGCGTCGACTCGCTGCCGCCGCTCGACCCGCTCGTGCTCTTCTACAGCGACGATCCGGAACGGCTCGGACCGCTCGACGACGGGGTTTTGCTCCGCGGCACGATCGACGCCACGCGCCCCGCGCGCGCGTACGTCTATCACGTCTCCGACGCCGGCAGCCGGCGGCTCTACATCGCGTTGCAGGCCGCGGGCGGAACGTCGCGCGTGCAGGTGCTCGGCGCGTCGGCCGGACCGAACGACGCGTTCTCCTACGTCGGACACCTTTCGACGAAGCGTTATCTGCTAGAGCGGGCACCGCAAGAGAGTTTCGTCGCGACCGTCGCGCCCGGCTTGCCGTATTTCATCCCGCTCGGCGCCGGGCCGCTGCTGCCGGGACAGCTCCTCGCGAGCATCGACGATTTGCGCGTGCTCGACGGCGGGCCGGTGAACGTGATGGTCGTCGCGGCCGGCACCGGCGTCGATCCGTCGACGCTTCTCGGTCAGCCGGAGCACCCCAGCGACGGCCACTTCCGGCGCGGCGAGTTCTCGCTTGCGAACGTTCCGCCGCTGGCGCTCGCATACACCGTCGGCGGCCCGGAGCCACAGCCGTTCGCCGCGGGCGTGCGCTATTACGCGAACGGACAAGCAGCATTTCCGAACCTGCGCCCGGATCTCAACGCACAAGCCGGACAGCGCGCGCCGCTCGCCGGCGACTACGGCGTGCTGCGCAGCGTCTCGCTGCAGATCGCGAACCCGACCTCCGCGCCGCAGAACGTCTACTTGTACGAACAGCCGGGCGCGAACGGCGGCGTGACGACCAACATCTGGTTCACCGGCGATCCCGCGCCGACCGAGGTGCTCTGCGTGAGCGATCCCTCGCAGCGCTATCTGGTCAAGGGCTTCGGCCTCGCACCCGGACAGACGCTGACGGTGACCGGCTCGTACATGACCGACGGCACGTCGTTTCTCCCGGTGTACTTCGGCCTCACCCCAACGCTGCCGCCGGCCGCACCGCCCAACGGCTGCGGCCCGAAGCCGGGTTATCCGCCGCCGTCGATCTGATCAGTCGTCGTCGCGGTCGGAATGGCGGTGGTGCTTCGCGTCGCAGTCGTGGTCGGCGTGGTGACCACCGTCGCGGTCGGCATCGTGGCGGTGCTCGTCGTGCTTGTCGCGGTCGCCGTCGTGCCGGTCGCCGCGGTCGGCGTCACAGCGCGGGCTCGGTGAGGGCACCGGCGTCGCGGTCGGCACCGGCGTAGGCGCCGGAGTCGGCGTCGCGGTCGGAACGGGGGTCGGCGTCGGGAGAGGGACCGACGCCGCGCGGCGCAAGGCGGCCGGTGCGAGCGGAGAAATGGGCGCGACGCCCGGCGTGCTCGACGAGCCGGCTCCGCCGCCGCACGACGCCAGCAACGCCGCGGCCGTGAGCGCAAATCCTATGCCCGACAGTGATCTCTTCATGAGTGCCGACTCCGTAAGGGTACTAGGGCTCGCCCGCCTACTTGTTACGGATCGGCACCCGGCGTCAATTCCTCAACGCGACGCTGCTTTTGTGACGGCGCGCACGGCGAACACGTCGGCCATCGCGCTCCGGTACGCCGCCGAGGCGAACGTGTCGGAGCGTGCCGGGATGCCGCGCGCCGCGCCGGCGCAGGCGGCCCGCACGGCGTCGGCATCCTTCGGGTTGACGCCTTTCAGCGCCGCCTCGACGCCGCTTGCGCGGAACGCCGCGTCGCCGACGCCGGTGATCGCAATGCGCGCCGAGGCGATCTCGCCGCCGCTGAGGGTGAGCACCGCGGCGGCGCCGACGACGGCGTAGTGCGAGGCGGGATGGTGGAACTTCACGTACGCCGAGGCGGGCGCCGGCGCGAACGAAATCTTCGTAAGGACCTCGCCGGGATCGAGCGCAGTCTCGAACATGCCGCGGAAGAAGTTGCCGGCGGGCACGTCGCGCGTGCCGGATTTTCCGGCGATCGTCAGCGTCGCGTCGAGCG
This sequence is a window from Candidatus Eremiobacterota bacterium. Protein-coding genes within it:
- a CDS encoding prolyl oligopeptidase family serine peptidase; its protein translation is MPADGTYAVVVQWPPHSPWQRFALSLQGQAGTLHLGGREPALTVARAGDTLDLRWPARSGEGHLHGDLADDHGVTTFSGTFTQGPNSAPFQAIRVATARANDDALRDGEYRISASRSIFLARSSEIGGARMVFDSDTGRIGVLTPVSESVEVLGATVGSLLPIAARFSFAPPDSTGAETLALQYGDEPVLHAQRMPYRSEEVTFHNGAVTLRGTLMIPPGSGTHPAIVLVHAAGPQRRPLGLYPYALMHLGFAVLAFDKRGAGESTGDYRTASYPDLAGDVVAGIDAIKENPAVDPHRIGIFASSNGGWVAPVVATQSHDVAFIVCRVCSMLTVAQNQLYERETEERDAGVGAADVARAVALHDAYTSAVVSNTGWDALRARIAAAKNADWFENAGVPDEVPPDPAARAAQAAQLAFDPAPYWKRVKVPVLFLFAENDGYVKTTASAPLAARYMHDAGNAGAKIVVLPHADHGFLESATGLPSETQRATRFAGGFIEALSAWTSEHRLALAR
- a CDS encoding xanthine dehydrogenase family protein subunit M; translation: MIPATFDYVRANSVEDAIRLLEAHGGEAKLLAGGHSLIPMMKLRLAEPAVLIDIAGIPNLDQIDAASDPIAIGALTKHAKLADSDELRKNAPVLWDAANDLGDPQVRNRGTIGGASAHGDPSADYPAVLLALDATLTIAGKSGTRDVPAGNFFRGMFETALDPGEVLTKISFAPAPASAYVKFHHPASHYAVVGAAAVLTLSGGEIASARIAITGVGDAAFRASGVEAALKGVNPKDADAVRAACAGAARGIPARSDTFASAAYRSAMADVFAVRAVTKAASR